One Rosa chinensis cultivar Old Blush chromosome 5, RchiOBHm-V2, whole genome shotgun sequence genomic region harbors:
- the LOC112165569 gene encoding B-box zinc finger protein 22, translating into MKIQCNVCETAEANVLCCADEAALCWACDEKVHAANKLASKHQRVPLSASHMPKCDICQEGVGYFFCLEDRALLCRNCDVAVHTANSFVSGHRRFLLTGIKVGPESSPPGSGGGGDGVAGSSSSVKPDPGAAKKCEANIQLAEECKVAPSSVAGMSFAGGSAAGSVPQWPIDEFLGFTDFDQSFGYMDNGSSKADCGKLGASDSSILRSSEEEQEEYECIGQVPEISWMVPEVPSPPTSSGLYWPKTYQNPSDSAVFVPDVCYSEMENPLHCQQNGTFSKRRRQF; encoded by the exons ATGAAGATACAGTGTAACGTGTGCGAGACGGCGGAGGCGAACGTGCTCTGCTGCGCCGACGAGGCGGCGCTCTGCTGGGCCTGCGACGAGAAGGTCCACGCCGCCAACAAGCTCGCCAGCAAGCACCAGAGGGTTCCTCTCTCCGCCTCCCACATGCCCAAGTGCGATATCTGCCAG GAGGGGGTTGGGTATTTTTTCTGTTTGGAGGATAGAGCTCTGCTGTGTAGGAACTGTGATGTTGCTGTACATACTGCGAATAGTTTTGTTTCCGGTCACCGGAGGTTTTTGCTGACCGGAATTAAAGTTGGGCCGGAGTCCAGTCCACCTGGgtctggtggtggtggtgatggtgttgcTGGGTCGTCTTCTTCTGTCAAACCGGACCCTGGCGCTGCGAAGAAATGTGAAGCAAACATTCAATTGGCGGAGGAATGCAAAGTGGCGCCGTCGAGTGTTGCTGGGATGTCTTTTGCTGGTGGTTCTGCAGCTGGGTCTGTTCCACAGTGGCCTATAGATGAGTTTCTGGGATTCACTGATTTCGATCAGAGCTTTGGGTACATGGATAATGGATCGTCTAAG GCTGACTGCGGTAAACTTGGGGCTTCTGATTCATCAATTTTAAGATCATCTGAGGAGGAGCAAGAGGAATACGAGTGCATAGGTCAGGTGCCAGAGATCTCTTGGATGGTGCCAGAGGTACCTTCCCCGCCTACATCCTCGGGGCTATACTGGCCTAAAACTTATCAGAACCCATCGGATTCTGCAGTGTTTGTTCCAGACGTTTGCTATTCAGAAATGGAAAATCCTCTTCACTGTCAACAGAATGGTACTTTCTCAAAACGTCGTAGGCAATTCTAA
- the LOC112165568 gene encoding protein ROOT INITIATION DEFECTIVE 3, with the protein MSSSSPEIVLTSSPDGPIVAYDASSGTIVAQFTGSRSPRRGLTVVGKDFGKKYIAASHISPTTASGSIHLYNWWSSTAFHNLPVPEPVAPLAASFDGLYLFAGGISGSLHTLSVPSGNVLKSLPAHNKPVTCLGVNHDESLLISGSDDGTIAIVPIFQLVGDSGCENVEDLILHKFAAHSDSVTAIVSGTGLCYSQIISCSTDSTCKFWSLRRGTHLRTVVFPCTISGIALHPTEPEFYAAGSDGSVHIGSFMIGSRKLVIQGNELMTLPHTHSSAVVSVVMLNEGRNLVSASEDGSVWIWEVGVGQVIMALGNEMASISDLVSATGISYNKGHSSDVGKSSAKESAKCDDIGFSCEELIMSMPARQMIEMEDLLKVAAKDRSRAIDTLESAIAIYEKLLELILKEAKKGTQQQ; encoded by the coding sequence atgtcttcttcttcccctgaaaTTGTCCTCACCAGCTCTCCCGACGGCCCCATTGTTGCCTATGATGCTTCCTCAGGCACCATTGTAGCACAGTTCACTGGCAGCCGCTCGCCGCGTAGAGGCCTCACTGTTGTTGGAAAGGATTTTGGAAAGAAGTATATAGCTGCCTCACACATATCCCCAACCACGGCTTCTGGTTCAATCCACCTTTACAACTGGTGGTCTTCGACTGCATTTCACAACCTCCCTGTCCCCGAACCGGTTGCACCACTAGCTGCCTCATTTGATGGATTGTACCTCTTTGCTGGTGGCATATCAGGCAGTTTGCATACACTTTCAGTCCCATCAGGGAATGTGCTCAAATCACTGCCTGCACATAACAAGCCTGTAACCTGCCTTGGTGTCAATCATGATGAGTCTCTTTTGATCTCAGGCAGTGATGATGGAACCATTGCTATTGTCCCTATCTTTCAGCTTGTAGGGGACTCAGGATGCGAGAACGTTGAAGACTTGATATTGCATAAGTTTGCTGCTCATTCTGATTCTGTTACTGCCATTGTTTCTGGTACAGGATTATGCTACTCCCAGATTATATCATGCTCAACTGATTCCACATGTAAGTTCTGGAGTCTCCGGCGGGGGACTCACCTGCGTACGGTTGTGTTTCCGTGCACGATTTCTGGGATTGCATTGCACCCCACAGAGCCCGAGTTCTATGCTGCAGGGTCAGATGGATCGGTACACATAGGGTCCTTTATGATTGGAAGCAGAAAACTTGTGATCCAAGGCAATGAATTGATGACATTGCCTCATACACACAGCAGTGCAGTTGTATCTGTCGTGATGCTGAACGAGGGAAGGAACTTAGTTTCGGCTTCAGAAGATGGGAGTGTTTGGATTTGGGAAGTTGGTGTAGGTCAGGTGATTATGGCTCTTGGAAATGAGATGGCAAGCATTAGTGATTTGGTGTCAGCCACAGGCATAAGTTATAACAAAGGACATAGTTCTGACGTGGGTAAAAGTAGTGCCAAGGAATCTGCGAAGTGTGATGACATTGGGTTTTCTTGCGAGGAACTGATCATGAGTATGCCTGCAAGGCAAATGATAGAAATGGAGGATTTGTTGAAAGTGGCAGCAAAAGATAGGAGCAGAGCCATCGATACGCTAGAATCTGCTATTGCAATATATGAGAAGCTCTTGGAACTCATTCTCAAGGAAGCTAAGAAAGGCACTCAACAGCAGTAA
- the LOC112167532 gene encoding protein VTE6, chloroplastic gives MALSTLLHIKPPPPFPSLKSHRSFFPILPPPIPIPIQNPKPIKHFTMQRPHASTTVHSAVSGAFTLIRSSPATWQSAILSNLLIFVLGSPILVSGLSLTGIAAAFLLGTLTWRAFGPSGFLLVATYFIIGTAVTKVRMAQKEAEGVAEKRKGRRGPGSVIGSSAAGCICAFLTIFLVGGKAYSRLWQLGFVASFCTKLSDTVSSEVGKAYGKTTYLVTTLKVVPRGTEGAVSLEGTLAGLLASVLLAFVGCLMGQINGPEAIICVIASQIANVGESIIGAALQDKEGFRWLNNDAVNVINISMGSIFAVLMQQALLKNLYM, from the exons ATGGCATTGTCAACACTCTTGCACATCAAACCACCTCCTCCGTTTCCTTCACTAAAATCCCACCGCTCCTTCTTCCCAATTCTCCCCCcaccaatcccaatcccaatccaaaaccctaaacccatcaAACACTTCACTATGCAGAGGCCTCATGCATCCACCACTGTGCACAGTGCTGTCTCCGGCGCCTTCACCCTGATCCGATCCTCGCCCGCCACGTGGCAGTCGGCAATCCTCAGCAACCTCCTGATCTTCGTTCTGGGCTCTCCGATTTTGGTTTCTGGGCTCTCTCTTACCGGCATTGCTGCTGCGTTTTTGCTCGGAACTCTCACTTGGCGCGCTTTTGGGCCATCTGGGTTTCTCTTGGTGGCAACCTACTTCATCATT GGCACGGCGGTGACAAAGGTGAGAATGGCACAAAAGGAGGCTGAGGGGGTAGCTGAGAAGAGAAAAGGAAGGAGAGGCCCAGGCAGCGTTATTGGATCCAGTGCTGCTGGTTGCATTTGCGCTTTTCTCACGATATTTCTAGTAGGAGGAAAGGCATATTCCCGGCTGTGGCAACTAGGGTTTGTTGCCAGTTTCTGTACTAAGTTGAGTGATACTGTCTCCAGTGAGGTGGGAAAGGCATATGGGAAAACAAC GTACTTGGTAACAACATTGAAGGTAGTTCCAAGGGGAACAGAGGGAGCTGTGAGTCTCGAGGGAACCCTTGCTGGACTTTTGGCATCTGTTCTTCTTGCATTTGTTGGTTGTCTCATGGGTCAG ATAAATGGACCTGAAGCAATTATATGTGTAATAGCTTCCCAAATAGCAAATGTTGGTGAGAGCATTATAGGTGCTGCTCTTCAAGACAAGGAAGGATTTCGATGG CTCAACAATGATGCTGTGAATGTCATAAACATATCCATGGGCAGCATTTTTGCCGTCTTGATGCAGCAGGCATTACTCAAAAACTTATATATGTAA